From a single Oceanobacillus kimchii X50 genomic region:
- the pnp gene encoding polyribonucleotide nucleotidyltransferase, protein MAEEKQLFSTEISGKKFTVEVGELAKQANGACMIHYGDTSVLSVATASSEPKDLPFFPLTVNYEERLYAVGKIPGGFIKREGRPSEKAILSSRLIDRPIRPLFPDGFRNEVQVISTVMSVDQDCPSEIAAMIGSSIALGVSDIPFEQPIAGVNVGRVDGEFIINPTIEQEAKSDIELTVAGTKDAINMVEAGANEVPEDIMLEAIMFGHEEIKRLVAFQEEVVKACGKEKFKVILSESEEELVKNVHSEAKDKIVTAIQVQEKHARDEAIKQAKEEIVAHYEEQEVEEDVIKQVKSILDSMVKEEVRRLITKEKIRPDGRKVDEIRPLSSRIHVLPRTHGSGLFTRGQTQALSVCTLGALGDVQILDGLDLEESKRFMHHYNFPQYSVGETGPIRGPGRREIGHGALGERALEKVIPDDKEFPYTIRLVSEVLESNGSTSQASICASTLAMMDAGVPIKAPVAGIAMGLVKSGDDYTILTDIQGMEDALGDMDFKVAGTAKGVTALQMDIKIDGLSRDILEEALSQAKKGRMQILESMLATIKKPKEELSEFAPKILTMAIDPDKIRDVIGPSGKQINQIIDETGVKIDIEQDGSIFISSTDNEMNKKAKQIIEDLIREVEVGQIYLGKVKRIEKFGAFVELFKGKDGLVHISELAEERTNKVEDVVSIGDQIMVKVKEIDRQGRVNLSRKAVIQDEKKAKEQA, encoded by the coding sequence ATGGCAGAAGAAAAACAACTATTCTCCACAGAAATTTCCGGGAAGAAATTTACCGTGGAAGTTGGAGAATTAGCAAAGCAAGCAAATGGTGCTTGTATGATTCATTATGGCGATACATCTGTCTTATCCGTAGCAACTGCTTCCAGTGAACCAAAGGACCTTCCTTTCTTCCCACTAACAGTAAACTACGAAGAACGACTATATGCAGTTGGTAAAATACCAGGAGGATTTATAAAGCGAGAAGGACGTCCAAGTGAAAAAGCGATCCTTTCATCTCGTTTAATAGACCGACCTATCCGTCCATTGTTCCCAGACGGTTTTCGAAATGAAGTGCAAGTAATTAGTACGGTAATGAGTGTAGATCAAGACTGCCCATCAGAAATTGCCGCTATGATTGGCTCTTCAATTGCGCTTGGCGTGTCTGATATTCCATTTGAACAACCAATCGCTGGTGTGAATGTTGGACGAGTAGACGGGGAATTTATTATAAACCCAACAATTGAGCAAGAAGCAAAAAGTGACATTGAATTAACTGTCGCTGGTACAAAAGATGCGATTAACATGGTAGAAGCAGGAGCAAATGAAGTTCCAGAAGATATTATGTTAGAAGCAATTATGTTTGGCCACGAAGAAATTAAGCGCTTAGTTGCTTTCCAAGAAGAAGTTGTCAAGGCATGTGGAAAAGAAAAATTTAAAGTTATATTATCTGAGTCTGAAGAAGAGCTAGTTAAAAATGTTCATTCAGAAGCAAAAGATAAGATTGTAACTGCAATACAGGTACAGGAAAAACATGCGCGTGATGAAGCGATTAAACAGGCAAAAGAAGAAATTGTTGCTCATTATGAAGAACAAGAAGTCGAAGAAGATGTAATCAAACAAGTAAAATCAATTCTAGATAGTATGGTAAAAGAAGAAGTTCGTCGGTTAATCACGAAAGAAAAAATTAGACCTGATGGACGAAAAGTGGATGAAATTCGACCGTTATCTTCCAGAATCCACGTATTGCCACGTACACATGGTTCTGGACTATTTACTCGTGGACAAACACAGGCACTTAGTGTGTGTACACTAGGCGCACTTGGTGATGTGCAAATTTTAGACGGTTTAGACTTAGAAGAGTCAAAAAGATTTATGCATCATTACAATTTCCCGCAGTATAGTGTAGGCGAAACAGGTCCAATCCGTGGGCCAGGTCGTCGTGAGATTGGTCATGGAGCACTTGGGGAACGTGCTTTAGAAAAAGTAATTCCGGATGACAAGGAGTTCCCATACACAATTCGACTTGTATCAGAAGTTTTAGAATCTAATGGTTCTACATCACAAGCAAGTATTTGTGCTAGTACATTAGCAATGATGGATGCTGGAGTGCCAATTAAAGCGCCGGTTGCAGGTATTGCTATGGGACTTGTTAAATCAGGTGATGATTATACGATTCTTACAGATATACAAGGTATGGAAGATGCACTAGGAGATATGGACTTTAAAGTAGCTGGAACCGCTAAAGGGGTAACTGCTTTACAAATGGATATTAAGATTGACGGGCTATCTCGAGATATTCTAGAAGAAGCACTTTCTCAAGCTAAAAAAGGTCGTATGCAAATACTAGAATCGATGTTAGCGACAATTAAAAAACCGAAAGAAGAACTATCTGAGTTTGCACCGAAAATCTTAACAATGGCAATTGATCCAGATAAGATTCGTGATGTTATTGGACCAAGTGGAAAACAAATCAATCAAATTATTGATGAAACTGGTGTGAAAATTGACATTGAACAAGATGGAAGTATCTTTATTTCCTCAACAGACAACGAAATGAACAAAAAAGCGAAACAAATTATTGAAGATCTTATACGTGAAGTGGAAGTAGGACAGATCTATCTTGGTAAAGTAAAACGAATCGAGAAGTTTGGAGCTTTCGTAGAATTGTTTAAAGGGAAAGATGGTCTCGTTCACATTTCAGAGCTTGCAGAAGAACGCACGAACAAAGTGGAAGATGTTGTTTCCATAGGTGATCAAATTATGGTTAAAGTAAAAGAAATTGATCGTCAAGGTCGTGTGAATTTATCTAGAAAAGCAGTTATTCAAGATGAGAAGAAAGCAAAAGAACAGGCGTAA
- a CDS encoding polysaccharide deacetylase family protein: MRRYQKFVNLFVFIILVFTVIDLNYNPFQLNPLEVSMEVPTSSTDELYMEIEQKSKEYKEEPQNAYIDNVWKKTPGRNGRQVDVNASYEKMKDDENRFNDDLFVFDEIPPKVSLDDLPASPIYRGHPEKQMTAFLINVSWGEEYIPEILQVLKKHEVKATFFIEGKWAKENSEIVQMIDEQGHLIGNHAYNHPDMATLSEEEAYNQINQTNQILNAITGETPKWFAPPSGSFSDTVVQTAADLNMETILWTVDTIDWKNPSVSVMVNRIREKIHPGATVLMHPTASSTRGLEEMITIIKEKGYKIGTIEALLSEDR, translated from the coding sequence ATGAGGCGCTATCAAAAATTTGTAAATTTATTTGTTTTTATTATTTTAGTCTTTACTGTAATCGATCTTAACTATAATCCATTTCAGTTAAATCCTTTAGAGGTATCGATGGAAGTACCGACTTCTTCCACTGATGAACTTTATATGGAAATAGAACAAAAAAGTAAAGAATATAAGGAAGAGCCGCAGAATGCCTATATAGATAATGTGTGGAAGAAAACACCGGGTAGAAATGGTAGACAAGTGGATGTGAACGCATCCTATGAGAAAATGAAAGATGATGAAAATCGTTTTAACGATGATTTATTTGTATTTGATGAAATTCCACCTAAAGTGTCTTTGGATGATTTGCCTGCTTCTCCTATTTATCGAGGTCATCCTGAAAAACAAATGACTGCTTTTTTAATTAATGTTTCTTGGGGAGAAGAGTATATTCCTGAAATACTACAAGTGCTAAAGAAACATGAAGTAAAGGCCACTTTTTTTATTGAAGGTAAATGGGCAAAAGAAAATTCGGAGATTGTACAAATGATTGATGAACAGGGACATTTAATTGGCAATCATGCATACAATCATCCCGATATGGCAACACTTTCCGAGGAGGAAGCTTATAATCAAATTAATCAAACGAATCAAATTTTAAATGCGATCACTGGTGAGACTCCTAAATGGTTTGCTCCACCAAGTGGTAGCTTTAGTGATACTGTTGTACAGACTGCTGCAGATTTAAATATGGAAACCATCCTTTGGACGGTAGATACTATTGATTGGAAGAATCCGTCTGTATCTGTGATGGTCAATAGAATAAGAGAAAAAATTCATCCTGGGGCAACCGTATTGATGCATCCTACAGCTTCTAGTACACGAGGTTTAGAAGAGATGATAACGATCATTAAAGAAAAAGGATATAAAATTGGTACGATTGAAGCATTATTAAGTGAAGATAGATAA
- a CDS encoding M16 family metallopeptidase, with product MIERHTCNNGLRIVHEQIPAVRSVTIGIWILTGSRNESNQNNGISHFLEHMFFKGTATRSAQDIAEEFDSIGGQINAFTSKEYTCFYAKVLDTHKEYALEILADMFFNSTFDPEEMEREKKVVLEEIKMYEDTPDDIVHDLLAKASYGTHPLGYPILGTEDQLLSFDSAQLKDYIEHAYSPERVVISVAGNVDASFMKTIDSSFGSYTGKSNLVEIIKPTFLAESIDRHKDTEQAHLCLGYQGLEQGHPLLYSLTIMNNVLGGSMSSRLFQDVREKQGLAYAVFSYHSTFIDSGLLTIYGGTGKEQLSVLEDTIQLTVNTLIQNGLTDKELRNSKEQLKGGLMLSLESTNSRMSRNGRNELLLKRHRTLDEMIQEIDAVSHDTIQQVINEVFKEKAARALIAPKAN from the coding sequence GTGATAGAAAGACATACATGCAATAACGGTTTACGAATTGTACATGAACAAATTCCAGCAGTGCGTTCAGTAACCATTGGTATTTGGATATTAACAGGATCTAGAAATGAATCCAATCAAAACAATGGAATCTCTCATTTTTTAGAGCATATGTTTTTTAAAGGGACTGCTACAAGATCCGCACAAGATATTGCAGAAGAGTTTGATTCTATTGGTGGTCAAATAAATGCATTTACTTCCAAAGAGTATACATGCTTTTACGCGAAAGTGTTAGACACACATAAAGAATATGCCTTGGAAATATTAGCTGATATGTTCTTTAACTCTACTTTTGATCCAGAAGAGATGGAAAGAGAGAAAAAAGTAGTATTAGAAGAAATAAAAATGTATGAAGATACACCAGATGATATTGTACATGACTTATTAGCAAAAGCATCATATGGGACACATCCATTAGGTTACCCAATATTAGGTACAGAGGATCAATTACTTTCTTTTGATTCAGCTCAATTGAAAGACTATATTGAACATGCATATTCTCCGGAACGTGTAGTTATTTCAGTAGCTGGAAATGTAGACGCTTCATTTATGAAGACGATTGATTCTTCATTTGGTAGCTACACCGGTAAATCAAATTTAGTTGAAATAATTAAACCTACATTTTTAGCTGAGTCGATTGATCGTCATAAAGATACAGAACAGGCGCATCTATGTCTTGGTTATCAAGGATTAGAGCAAGGTCATCCGTTATTGTATAGTTTAACAATTATGAATAATGTATTAGGTGGTAGTATGAGCTCGAGATTATTTCAAGATGTACGTGAAAAACAAGGTCTCGCTTATGCAGTATTTTCTTATCATTCCACATTTATTGATAGTGGATTACTAACGATTTACGGTGGAACAGGTAAAGAACAATTATCGGTCCTTGAAGATACGATTCAATTGACGGTGAATACATTAATTCAAAATGGCTTAACAGATAAAGAACTAAGGAATAGTAAAGAGCAATTAAAAGGTGGCTTAATGCTAAGTCTTGAAAGCACTAATAGCCGCATGTCTCGAAATGGTAGAAATGAATTGTTATTAAAAAGACATCGTACTCTAGATGAAATGATACAAGAAATTGATGCAGTGAGTCATGATACGATTCAACAAGTAATTAATGAGGTATTTAAAGAAAAAGCTGCTCGTGCCTTAATCGCACCTAAAGCCAACTAG